TTTTCCAACGCACTCAGGAACTCCTGATGATATTGAGCATATTCATTCCGTTTATACTATGGGCATCCAGACCGCTTTGCTTATCTGTCTTCACAAGGTGCCTGAGGGCTTCATCACCTTCTTAGCCTCTACCGTTGATACGGGGTTTATGGTCCTTGTTGCAATGAGTATTCATAATATTGTTGAAGGTTTCACAATTGCGTATCCCCTTTATCTTGCATGGAAATCTCGTCCTAAAGCTTTCCTTACCGCCGCCACGCTTAGCAGTTGCAGTTTACCTCTTGGTTCTTTAATAGCCTTTCTTGTAATGGAGGCTGGAGGTATTGGTTCTTCGgattttcttaattttctcTATGGAATTATATTTGCTGGAACAGCGGGCATGATGCTAATTCTTTCTCTTCGGGTTATTCTTCCTGAAGCTTTAAGACACGATCAttcagaaaataaaaggcACTCTTTCATTTGCTTTACAATTGGTATACTTTTTACcttatttttggaaatctTTGATAGCCATTAGTGTTTCCTTCCCGCTTACTTTAAAAACGATAACAAAAACTTAATAGTATATTTGGCATATCATTGCCTTAGAAGCCCTTCTCCCTTTCATCGATGTTTTACTTCCCTTTCTTGaagtaaatttaatataccGAAcacaatttttatatatggTTTTGTGTCTCTCTGCTGCCATGCTAATATACTATATTGGCAAAATTTGTTCGGTACTAATTCTTCTCAGttcttaaatttattgtttttttataatattattatttgtgTTCCTTCTCTTTCATCCGCTTTATTTCAGTTTTTAGGTTTTGAGACATTTAATGGTCATACTTCCggtttattaatttaacaCCTGCGATGTGTGGATACAAGGctaaactttttcaatcttgtgtattttttttaatatcaatttaaatataaatggCAATTCGTTACAGTTTGTATGCTCCTTCCCGTTTCGCagatttttaatgaattctGTATCGATTTATTAAGTATCATACCTGATTGTTaatttgatattaaaaaaaaaactggCACTCTTAAAAAAGCGCTTTGAATATCACTATcgtaattaataataatacgCTTGGATTTGGAGATTGATTATACGCAAGTGTTCCAGCTTAATCTTGATGCGCACACTTCTAATATATTCTGTTCATTCAATTCCTACAAGTTATTTAAGATCATGCTTATTTGGTGTTTATAAATAGCAATGTGTATCCAATTCAAAGAAGAATAATCAGTATTGCAATGCACAAGaagcttttgaaatgtTGCTTTGAAGTATGTTTAGATagatttattgttttgttaTAAGTAAACGCATATGGAAGTTCTGACACcgtttataataaaaataaggCTTTATAGCTGATTTTTTAGACCATAAaatcgaaattttttataaataggTCCTCATACTTAGTAAACACTAGTGTAGCTAAGGACGGTTTTCCTTCACCTTTTTATAGTCTGCGTTCACTAGCGGTTGATAAGTTGGCTAATTCCTCAAATTCACACTATAAGTGAAAAGTAGAAATATCATAGGagattttatttgtaatCATTCTCTTTTTTAGCAACACATTTTTACTCAGGATATCATACATACTCTGCTAAAAACTTTcgtattttgattttcgtGGAAGCAATTACCATTAGGCTTACCGAAAAGGTTCTAATAGCTggatagaaaaaaattattgaacaAAGTTCATATAGATTTCTACGAGTAATCCTAAATGTCAGACTCTCAAGATAAGAATTATATTTCTTTCGAGAAGACCGAGATTGGGCAGATCGTTTCAGAGGCTCCGGCAGAGAAATAcgtttcttttcaaaagaaatatttcaaCCGATTAACTATCATTGGAGATTCTATAACACAGAAGGGATTCACGCCTGGAGGATATTGTGCCGAATTAATGAACTTTTACCAAAGGCGTTTACGAGTCGATGTTTGGGGTTTCTCAGGATATACTTCAAGACATGTTTTAAGATATTTACCGGAAATTCCACTGGAAATTGACAGTACAAAATTGTTAATCGTCTTCTTAGGAACAAACGACTGTCAGTTAACTGAAACCGGATACATGTGCCCCGTagatgaatttaaaaacaatttgtTAGCACTTACCAGACCATTTCCTCATTCTAAGATTATCATAGTATCTCCCGGTATATGTACAAAGGacatttgttttaaacGTGAACAAGAGCCATATGTAATTGCTGCTTCTGAAACAGTGAACACCCTTAATAAATCTAAAGCTAATTCAGCAGGTCTTATCAATCTTTATGAAATTACGAAATCCTATCCCACGCCCGAGTTGCTATTCACGGATGGTCTTCACTTTTCGTCTTTGGGGTATAGTTTGTTATTCAACGAAATTGTTGCAACGATTTCAAAAGCTTGGCCCGAATTGCTACCGAACAATCTTCCTCTTCAATTTCCTCATTGGTCTGAAATTCTCTttacttaaattttttcggCTCATGaataaattattgattATTACACTCTCACATGCTTTTCGcttataattatttttgctaACTAGACATAAACTAAGAAGCATTCGCACGGTGATACCGAGGATCTATGccgattttaaaatcattcatGGAAATGAATACTTTACATGGATCTCATAGTACTCATATTGTATATGATTAATATGCATGACCCAGAATCAGCTTCGATGACTTGACCATAAAACTAATTTTATCATtgcaattaattttatattcctAGAAACCCCTATTATTGtcaaaatcaaatccaattttcaaaacagTAGAAACGAGGGTATCAACAATTTACTATGTCAACAGAAGGTctacaaaaacaaaacttgATTTCGTAAATTGTAACaacttaaattttaatttttcaaataagcTACTCACCAAGAATACATTCAAAGGAAAAATGGGAAGGAATTAACGTCCGATTTTTAACGCTTTGTGAAGATTAAAGAGTTATGTACAGAGTTTCAGAATAAGAAATACGATGAGATTCTTTATAACAAGAACTGGTTTGAGGGAAGGcagaaattgatttaaaatcaaaaggTAGAAACTTGAATGAGTTTTGGTAAGTCTCTAGGTTTCCCAATTACAGATAACGTGAAGGAGTATTTCAGAAGAGCGATATGGACAGTAGGTATCATATTAAGTCACGTACACTTCAGtggaagcaaaaaataagtatGAAAAGAATCTAACAGCTGCAAAAAgttcatttcttttgagttcttctctttttactgttttttttaatataacaAGAGAGTTTAAAGCCATCAGCAGTTACGCCATCGAGCTTTTGGACAACTTGCTGAGCACTTGCGAGGGTACTGAATCGAACACTAGCACGCACCTTTCCTTGAGAATCGTTAACTTGgcaattcaaaatttcccCAAAATTAAGCAACGTAGCAGCGACATCGTCAGAAGAAGTTCCGGGAGCAAGATTTTCAATAACTACGTTAGTGGGTCCGGCGATACCACGGATCGAAATAGCACCATTGCTTTGGGAATTAGAATTGGATGgctttgtttgattttctCGTACTATACCATCCCTTAGTTCTTGCGAGGGGAGAGTCAAACGGTTAAAAAGCTCATTATTCTTCAGTTGCTTAACAATACGTTTATCAAACAAACTTTTATCTGAAGTTAAAGCTGATCCCTTCACAATTTGTTagagtaaaaaaacattggaaaaaataaaaagcataCGGTTTTAGCATTTGTTGGTTTCCCAACACGTCCGCCAACTGTATGTTTGCCTAGCGACAGCGGTGCTatgtaaaaatatgttAGCTTTATTTTATGGGTTTCCAGCTACGATTTTACCTtcttgcttctttttgttgCCTCGTTTTGCCATCCGTCCACGAGAACTTATTAGGTGCGTGTTGGTGGTAGTGCTGCTTAGTAGCAGGAATTGGAGGTGAGACGGGAGATCCTATATCGAACATAAACAAGAGTGAATATCAGGTAGAAAACCTGAGAAGTTTAACTGTTTTTCTTGAGCttctatttaaaattagTCATGTAATCAATTCATTACTCCTATTTCAAGATTTTTCAATAGATATTGCAATCttttgatgatgaaatATCTTGAATATTTGCATGCATGTTGGTCATAGTAccattttaaacaattaagATTCCCAAATTATACATATTTCATCCTTCCTATAGACCTTGGAATGACcttaggaaaaaaaagagttgtttacaaataatTGTCATATAGaccaattaaaaaaaaagccgACACAAAAGGTCCAGTTATATTATATATTGAAATGTTTGAAGTGTACTATTAGCAATATGATAATCAATTTAATGTGTTCATTAAAATCCAAAGGAGATTAATCTGCTCCTTCTTAAATATTAGTTCTTGTTTCTTTCAACTCTTTCTTTACAGTTTTTTTCTGCACGGCAACTGTGAGCTGTAGCATTTTTAACGCTTGAGGAGATATAAAAACCGATTAATGCATTACCAATGTATATGTTTTGAATGTAACGAGTAGTCTAAGAAGTACTAGAACCGATTGAATGATAATGAGATTGCATTCGAacgtttttaaaaacttgatGAACTAGAACACTAGACACTAAATTGTTTTGTACGTTTAATAAAcgagattttttttcctaagaatttatttcatgTCCCGAAGAATACGCACTACAAACATTAAATACTGGATGCTCTTTTACAAATGGGATAGAAATGCCTATGGCCTCTTCCTTTGactgaaaaaatattttctataAACAGAGgaaattaataaacaaagtaaATATTCAAATTGTGAAATTAACACTCAGCATT
Above is a genomic segment from Schizosaccharomyces pombe strain 972h- genome assembly, chromosome: III containing:
- a CDS encoding rrm type RNA-binding protein, with the translated sequence MAKRGNKKKQEAPLSLGKHTVGGRVGKPTNAKTGSALTSDKSLFDKRIVKQLKNNELFNRLTLPSQELRDGIVRENQTKPSNSNSQSNGAISIRGIAGPTNVVIENLAPGTSSDDVAATLLNFGEILNCQVNDSQGKVRASVRFSTLASAQQVVQKLDGVTADGFKLSCYIKKNSKKRRTQKK
- the iah1 gene encoding isoamyl acetate hydrolytic enzyme Iah1, whose translation is MSDSQDKNYISFEKTEIGQIVSEAPAEKYVSFQKKYFNRLTIIGDSITQKGFTPGGYCAELMNFYQRRLRVDVWGFSGYTSRHVLRYLPEIPLEIDSTKLLIVFLGTNDCQLTETGYMCPVDEFKNNLLALTRPFPHSKIIIVSPGICTKDICFKREQEPYVIAASETVNTLNKSKANSAGLINLYEITKSYPTPELLFTDGLHFSSLGYSLLFNEIVATISKAWPELLPNNLPLQFPHWSEILFT